The uncultured Sunxiuqinia sp. genomic sequence GTTGATCCTTGTTCTACTTCTGATTCGATCCATATCTCTCCCCTCAATAAATCGCAAATTTCCTTACATATTGCGAGTCCTAAGCCTACACCTTCATATTTTCGCGTACTGGTGTCGTCTATCTGCCGAAAGCGTTCAAAAATTAACTCTTGTTTATCTTTTGGAATTCCAATCCCGGTGTCTTTTACAAAAAAGATAAGATCCTTTCCATCAATTTTGCAGCTCATGGTAATACTTCCACTGTCAGTATATTTTACCGCATTGTTTAACAGGTTTGTTAATAACTGGGTTAGCTTTGTTTTATCCGCTTGAATTTGTAGCATGGAGTACCGCTTAACACAGTCATCAAACCGGGCTTCGATATGATTTTTATCTTTTTTGCTTAATTCACTTTCAAGGTAAAATCGTAATGATTTATAAAGGTCAGCCAGCGTAAATAACTCTATTCGACGTGGAGCTTGTTTCGATTGTAGCATTGTTAGGTGAAAAATGGACTCAATAATTGAAAGTAGGTGGCTGCCACTATCAAAAATAATTTTTGCCATTTCAATCATTTCGCTTTTACTAATGGTTCCATCCATTAACTGACTAAATCCAATGATTGCATTTAGAGGAGTGCGCAATTCGTGAGACATCGTTGCCAAAAAAGCTGATTTTAAATGATCTGCTTGTTCTGCCTTTTCTTTGGCATTAATTAGCTGGATTTCTGTTTCTTTTTGCTCCGTTATATTAATGCCAATTCCTCTTGCTCCAATAATTTCATTATTTTTATCATAAATCGGACGGGCAGAATTGCGTATCCAGATTAGCTCGTTGTTTTTTGTTTTTAACCGAAATTCGAAAGTAGGGATCACCTGATCGTTGATTAGATCGTTAAAGTTTACATTAATAGTGGGCAGGTCTTCGGGCAAAACAGCATCAGTAAACGGTTGCCCGATGAATGAATTTACAGAATAGCCGCTTAAGGTTTCAAAGCTTGGACTCAAATAGCTGAAATCCCAGTTGCTATCAATTTCAAAAAAGATATCGTTGATGTTTTCAACCAGATTTTGGTATTTCTCGTGGCTACGTTTTAATTCATTGAGCGCATTAATTCTGACCGTAATATCCAAAAGCGAAGCGACAGACATTGTCGTGCCATCGATAATATGAATGCTCAGAAGGATATGGTGTTTTTTGTATTTTCGGTCAACCAGAGTGAATTCGTACTGGCTAGGGACTTTTTCTTCATTTTTCCTTCTTGTTTCATGGAAAAGCTGCATTCGTTGCAAATCTTCAGGAGAAACAAAATCTGTCCACTTCATTTTATTTTCGAGTTCGTCTTTGGAATAGCCGGTTAGCTCTTCCATTTTTTCGTTGCCCAGAAGTAGTGTTTTATCTTCATCGATAATACAGGTTGCTGTGCCGGTATTTTTAAAAATAGCTTTGTAAAGAATTTCACTTTGCTTGAGTGCATCCTCATTTTTTTTCTTCTCGGTGATGTCACGAGCAATCCCCAGCACACCAATCAGTTTTTCGGTACAATCCCGCATGGGCGTTTTTATTGTTTCTAGCAGGGCTTGGTGGTTGTCACTAGCAAAAGTGACCCATTCCAAATTCGTTTTAGGTTGATTAGCCCTCATTGCAGCTTGGTCGTTCTTTCTGAAAAAGTCAGCTAGTTCTTTATCAACAAAGTCATAATCTGTTTTACCCACAATATCTTTTTCCCTGGCACCAAAAAATTGTTCGAATTGATAGTTGCAATTCAAATAAACGCCATCGACATCCTTTAGCCAGACTAGATCAGGAATGGTTTCAATTACTGTTCGAAGGTGAATCCGTTCATTATTTATGGCTCGACGAGTTTCCTTTTGTTGAGTGATGTCCGTCAAAACGCCAAGAATGACGGTACCTTTTGTTAGTTTGAGTATGTGGCCTGAAACAAGCGCATTTCGTACTTCTCTGCTTTTCAGACAAAAGTCGTATTCTTTATTTTTAACTGATCCGTCTCGCATCAAGAGCCGGATATATTCTTCTCTGTTTCTTAGATCAGCCCATAAACCAAGTTCGTTTGTTGTTTTATTCAAATACTCCTCTTTCTTCCATCCGGTAATTTGTTCGAAGCTGTCGTTTGCCTCAATAATTTTTCCGTCAAGAGCCGAGGTTAATATAATTACTGTAGGACTTGATTGAAAAGCTTTCTTAAATTTTTCTTCGCTTTCCAGTAGTGCTTGTTCTGCCTTTTTTCGCTCCGTAATATCTATTATGTATCCTTCCAGAAATTCGATCTCATTATTTTTGTTTTCAACTCCGGTTCCTTGTTCCCAGAACCACCGTTCTTTTCCGTCTTTTGTAATTATTCGATATTCGATCGTAAAACGGCTCTTTTTCGCTATGGCTTTGTTTATTTCTTCTTCAACATTTTCTCTGTCAGCAGGATGGATGAGATTTGCATAAGAAATTTTTTTATTGTTTATTAATTCTTCTGAACGGTATCCTGTCATTTCAAAAACAGTGTCGCTAATATAAGACATCATCCAGTTTTCATCTGCCAAACATCGGTATACAATTCCTTTCAGGTTACCGATTAAAGTTGATAACCTTCGGTTGGCTTCCATCAACTTTTTATCCATTATTCTGCGATCGGTATTATTAATAAACGAAATCAATATCCGGTTATAATTGTGCTGACCTGGTGTGCTAATCCATTTTAGGATATAATATTTTTTCTCACCATTGGGCAGTTTAAGTGAAATTTCGGTTCTGAAGCGAGCTGCCGTTTTTTGTATTGCTGAAAGTAAATCAACTATACTTTTAAAATTTTGGGCCTGATATATTTCAAAAAGACAGCTTAACTCGTCTTGTTTCTTACCAAATATTTCCCGGCTGAAATTTGACGATTCGGTATTAAAGTTTAAGATTTTTATACTTTTTAATAACTTGATGAAGTCTGCCTGAGAATTACTGAAATGGTTATGCAGATCAGTAATTCCTTTCAAATTTAATTCTTGAGTTTTTAAATAGGCCGGGCTAAAGTCAATTTCCCACACTGGAATTGCTAAATCATTAAAGCTATTGGAATGGTTTAATGCGGAAGTATCGACTGTTTTTTTGGCTGTGACGGGTATCTGTGTTTCTTTTTTCAATTGCTCTAGATGCGCTCTTAGTTGTGCATTTTTCGCTTGCTCTTCCTTCAATTGATTTTTCAGATTCTCTATTTCATCTTTTTTCGCAACCAATCTTGTGTCCTGTGGGTGGTTATCTTTCATAATCCTTCTCCTCTTTCCTGCCGTCCCTAATGTTTCACTTTGTGGAAGCCAAATTAGAAATAAATATTTAATTATCTATAAATATATGATATATTATTAGTTAACTAGTGCTTATTTGGATAATGTCAAAATGATTAAATTATAATTTATACGATGTGAGTCTCGCGAGTGCCTCTTCATAAGCCTGTTCTATTTCCAGATAGCTGTCAATCGTTTCGTAGTAAAAGGCCAGCTCATTGAAATACTCAATTACCGACATTTGTCCCAATCGAAGCGCTTTGTCCAAAAAAGTAACATTAGCCGCATCTTCTAAAGTTAGTTTGTATTCTTGTCGAATCTGATCTAACTCCTGTACCTGGAAATATAATTTTTCTTTTTCGTTTGTCAGAACAGCAATTCTTGATTTCAATTGTTGGGTTTCAAAATCGGCCTGAGCTCTGGCGTGTTGGATCTTGTTTTTATTTTTCCACAAGGGAAGGGACAGTCCTGCGTGCAGTCCTCTGTAAGTGCCATCCGGCTCTTTTTCTGCTTCATAGCCAATTTCAAATTCCGGAAGCCAGTTTTGCTTCGCCAATTGGATGTTCATCTCAGCAACTTGCTGCGCCTGGCTTAAATACCGGATCTCTGGTTTTAGTTGTTGGAACTCGACTAAAATGGTTTCCACGCTAGGTAGCACTAACTCAGGTACATTCTGGATTTTCGGATCAATGGTGTCGGTTCCCGCAAAAAGCGTCAGGTCTTTTTGGGCATTGTCAATTTCTTTTAAAAGGATTTGGTAGTTGCTTTTGATCTTCAGGTTTTGAATTTTTGCTTTGTTTAAATCCAGGATTGATGTGTTTCCTTTGTTGTAATTTGTTTGGTAAGATTGCAGCAGTTGCGTAGAATGTTCCAAACGTTTTTGGTACTCTTGCTTCTTTTTGAGCAGAAAAG encodes the following:
- a CDS encoding TolC family protein is translated as MKTTYIILLTCISLVGFSQPKLDEFLDLVEQNNQELIAARQFREAEKAGFQMRLTPDNPSIEYGYFPGSKDEMGIKTTYGISQAFEFPTVYSVKKKLANNQSQLSELDYQVFRQNKLLEAKLSFYNYAFLLKKKQEYQKRLEHSTQLLQSYQTNYNKGNTSILDLNKAKIQNLKIKSNYQILLKEIDNAQKDLTLFAGTDTIDPKIQNVPELVLPSVETILVEFQQLKPEIRYLSQAQQVAEMNIQLAKQNWLPEFEIGYEAEKEPDGTYRGLHAGLSLPLWKNKNKIQHARAQADFETQQLKSRIAVLTNEKEKLYFQVQELDQIRQEYKLTLEDAANVTFLDKALRLGQMSVIEYFNELAFYYETIDSYLEIEQAYEEALARLTSYKL
- a CDS encoding PAS domain S-box protein; translated protein: MKDNHPQDTRLVAKKDEIENLKNQLKEEQAKNAQLRAHLEQLKKETQIPVTAKKTVDTSALNHSNSFNDLAIPVWEIDFSPAYLKTQELNLKGITDLHNHFSNSQADFIKLLKSIKILNFNTESSNFSREIFGKKQDELSCLFEIYQAQNFKSIVDLLSAIQKTAARFRTEISLKLPNGEKKYYILKWISTPGQHNYNRILISFINNTDRRIMDKKLMEANRRLSTLIGNLKGIVYRCLADENWMMSYISDTVFEMTGYRSEELINNKKISYANLIHPADRENVEEEINKAIAKKSRFTIEYRIITKDGKERWFWEQGTGVENKNNEIEFLEGYIIDITERKKAEQALLESEEKFKKAFQSSPTVIILTSALDGKIIEANDSFEQITGWKKEEYLNKTTNELGLWADLRNREEYIRLLMRDGSVKNKEYDFCLKSREVRNALVSGHILKLTKGTVILGVLTDITQQKETRRAINNERIHLRTVIETIPDLVWLKDVDGVYLNCNYQFEQFFGAREKDIVGKTDYDFVDKELADFFRKNDQAAMRANQPKTNLEWVTFASDNHQALLETIKTPMRDCTEKLIGVLGIARDITEKKKNEDALKQSEILYKAIFKNTGTATCIIDEDKTLLLGNEKMEELTGYSKDELENKMKWTDFVSPEDLQRMQLFHETRRKNEEKVPSQYEFTLVDRKYKKHHILLSIHIIDGTTMSVASLLDITVRINALNELKRSHEKYQNLVENINDIFFEIDSNWDFSYLSPSFETLSGYSVNSFIGQPFTDAVLPEDLPTINVNFNDLINDQVIPTFEFRLKTKNNELIWIRNSARPIYDKNNEIIGARGIGINITEQKETEIQLINAKEKAEQADHLKSAFLATMSHELRTPLNAIIGFSQLMDGTISKSEMIEMAKIIFDSGSHLLSIIESIFHLTMLQSKQAPRRIELFTLADLYKSLRFYLESELSKKDKNHIEARFDDCVKRYSMLQIQADKTKLTQLLTNLLNNAVKYTDSGSITMSCKIDGKDLIFFVKDTGIGIPKDKQELIFERFRQIDDTSTRKYEGVGLGLAICKEICDLLRGEIWIESEVEQGSTFYFKLPNAIFNKQ